A genomic region of Gimesia chilikensis contains the following coding sequences:
- a CDS encoding DUF1501 domain-containing protein, translating into MQSDALLHLNLNRRGQFTRRNFLQAAALGVAGSPLLSQIQLNAAEMKKQGRACILLWLAGAPSQLETWDPKPGSPNGGETRKIQTQTPGIEIAHYWPKIASVMNDVALIRSMTGKEAAHERGTYHLHTGHRMLGIEKFPHFGSVVARELGDPNSDIPNFVSIGQTLSSGFLGVQVAPFIIDRPGQLPDNVTSDASAARQRRRLALLSQQERDFAQAGAEALVQEQSKLYQKASLMMTSPRLKAFEFDGESEDMQTAYGKNQLGQGLLVARRLVEAGVPFVEVRSTGWDMHSSIFRNMERRAADVDQGLSQLLTDLKSRGLLEKTLVLCMGEFGRTPKINARPPAPGRDHWVRNFNLLMAGAGIKGGQAIGKTDENGQEITENPVQVEDLFQSMCKAMGINADMELHTPIGRPVRLVDGGAVIKGLFG; encoded by the coding sequence ATGCAATCCGATGCGCTCCTCCATCTGAATTTAAATCGCCGCGGGCAGTTCACCCGTCGGAATTTTCTGCAGGCCGCCGCTCTCGGTGTCGCCGGCTCACCGCTACTCAGTCAGATTCAGCTCAATGCTGCCGAAATGAAAAAGCAGGGTCGCGCCTGCATTCTACTCTGGCTGGCAGGTGCCCCCAGTCAGCTGGAAACCTGGGACCCCAAACCAGGATCTCCCAATGGAGGCGAGACCAGGAAAATCCAGACGCAGACTCCGGGTATCGAAATCGCCCACTACTGGCCCAAGATCGCGTCCGTCATGAATGACGTCGCCCTCATTCGCTCGATGACCGGTAAAGAAGCGGCCCACGAACGGGGCACCTATCATCTGCATACCGGACATCGCATGCTGGGGATCGAGAAGTTCCCGCACTTCGGCTCTGTCGTCGCCCGCGAACTGGGAGATCCGAATTCCGACATCCCCAATTTCGTCAGCATCGGACAGACGCTGAGCTCCGGTTTTCTGGGTGTGCAGGTTGCTCCATTCATCATCGACCGTCCCGGTCAGCTGCCCGATAACGTCACCAGCGATGCCTCCGCTGCCCGCCAGAGGCGACGGCTCGCTTTGCTCAGCCAGCAGGAGCGTGATTTCGCCCAGGCCGGCGCCGAAGCACTCGTGCAGGAGCAGAGCAAGCTCTATCAGAAAGCGAGCCTGATGATGACGTCCCCCCGCCTCAAAGCCTTTGAGTTCGATGGGGAATCCGAAGACATGCAGACCGCTTATGGTAAAAATCAACTGGGCCAGGGACTGCTGGTCGCCCGCCGCCTGGTGGAAGCCGGTGTCCCCTTTGTCGAAGTTCGCAGTACAGGCTGGGACATGCACAGCAGCATCTTCCGCAATATGGAGCGCCGCGCGGCTGATGTCGATCAGGGGCTGTCTCAGCTCCTCACCGACCTCAAGTCTCGGGGACTGTTGGAGAAAACGCTCGTCCTCTGCATGGGAGAATTCGGTCGGACCCCGAAAATCAATGCCCGCCCCCCTGCTCCCGGACGCGATCACTGGGTTCGTAATTTCAATCTCCTGATGGCGGGTGCCGGCATTAAAGGGGGACAGGCCATCGGTAAAACCGATGAGAACGGCCAGGAGATCACTGAAAATCCGGTACAGGTCGAAGACCTCTTCCAGTCCATGTGTAAAGCGATGGGCATCAACGCCGACATGGAACTGCACACCCCCATCGGTCGCCCCGTTCGCCTCGTCGATGGCGGCGCTGTGATCAAAGGCCTCTTCGGCTAA
- a CDS encoding ABC transporter ATP-binding protein, whose protein sequence is MPASEMNSVPASAAEQEVLLSLQSISKTYTTGDVKVPVLHHVDLEIYAREFLVIVGPSGSGKSTLLNIVGGIDTPTEGEVYFQQQNVSRFNEQQLTRYRRENIGFVFQFYNLVPTLTARENVIVAADISADPMSPDEALELVGLSDRAEHFPAQLSGGEQQRVAIARALVKQPELLLCDEPTGALDLSTGRKILGVLADLNRELGKTVVIITHNSAIGQMARRVVRIGSGTIAEARPNPHPISAEQVTW, encoded by the coding sequence ATGCCCGCTTCTGAAATGAATTCCGTCCCCGCTTCTGCCGCAGAACAGGAAGTCCTGCTCTCGCTGCAATCGATTTCGAAAACGTACACGACGGGCGATGTGAAAGTACCGGTGCTGCACCATGTGGACCTTGAGATTTATGCGCGGGAATTTCTGGTTATCGTCGGTCCGTCCGGTTCGGGAAAGAGCACCCTGCTGAATATCGTGGGAGGCATCGACACGCCGACAGAGGGCGAAGTCTACTTTCAGCAACAGAATGTCTCCCGTTTTAACGAGCAGCAGCTCACGCGTTATCGTCGCGAAAACATCGGCTTTGTCTTTCAGTTCTACAACCTCGTGCCGACATTGACCGCGCGGGAGAATGTCATTGTCGCCGCCGACATCAGTGCCGACCCCATGTCCCCCGATGAAGCGCTGGAGCTGGTGGGACTCTCAGACCGCGCCGAGCATTTCCCTGCACAGCTTTCGGGGGGCGAACAGCAAAGAGTCGCCATCGCGCGGGCCCTGGTCAAACAGCCGGAACTGTTGCTCTGCGATGAACCGACGGGAGCTCTCGACTTATCCACAGGACGCAAAATCCTGGGCGTCCTGGCTGACCTGAATCGTGAGCTGGGCAAGACCGTTGTGATCATCACTCATAACTCGGCCATCGGACAGATGGCCCGCCGCGTGGTCCGCATCGGCTCAGGCACCATCGCAGAGGCCCGTCCGAATCCGCATCCCATTTCCGCTGAGCAGGTTACCTGGTAA
- the rplK gene encoding 50S ribosomal protein L11, protein MAKQLVAEVKVQIPGGQATPAPPVGTALGPHGVNIGQFVQQFNERTKDMAGTTIPVVISIFNDRSFDFVLKSPPAAVLLKQAAQVAKGAGNPKKNKVGKVTVDQLKEIAKTKFEDLNAPNIDQAAKIIAGTARSMGIEVEK, encoded by the coding sequence ATGGCTAAGCAGCTTGTTGCAGAAGTAAAAGTTCAGATTCCCGGTGGTCAGGCTACCCCGGCTCCTCCAGTTGGTACAGCTCTGGGTCCACACGGTGTCAACATTGGACAGTTTGTGCAGCAGTTCAACGAGCGTACCAAGGATATGGCGGGAACGACTATTCCTGTTGTGATCAGTATCTTTAACGATCGTTCTTTCGACTTTGTTCTGAAGAGCCCTCCGGCTGCGGTTCTGCTCAAGCAGGCTGCTCAGGTTGCTAAAGGGGCAGGGAACCCTAAGAAGAACAAGGTCGGCAAAGTGACCGTTGATCAACTGAAGGAAATCGCCAAGACCAAGTTCGAAGACCTGAATGCACCAAACATCGATCAGGCTGCCAAGATTATTGCCGGAACTGCCCGCAGCATGGGCATTGAAGTCGAAAAATAA
- a CDS encoding (2Fe-2S)-binding protein, whose product MKLDDKVCYCFHISKRKIINHLRIHRPRRASQLSECGGAGTGCGWCVPYLKRYFAEYEKAAAEDSGKITDLEEDTITAEEYAEQRDQYIQSGKGTPPAR is encoded by the coding sequence GTGAAACTCGACGACAAAGTCTGTTACTGTTTTCATATCAGTAAACGCAAAATCATCAACCATCTTCGCATTCATCGCCCCCGCCGGGCCAGTCAATTGAGTGAATGCGGCGGGGCAGGCACGGGTTGTGGCTGGTGTGTCCCTTACCTGAAACGCTATTTCGCCGAATACGAAAAAGCGGCCGCCGAAGATTCCGGGAAGATCACGGATCTGGAAGAAGACACCATCACCGCTGAAGAATACGCCGAGCAGCGGGATCAGTACATCCAGAGTGGCAAAGGGACGCCCCCTGCCAGATGA
- the secE gene encoding preprotein translocase subunit SecE: MRQLTAIGLVAVAIFGAYSLYNVLPLGMSAGLQKGIAVGVVVISAWLAYRLVNFPRFADFLISVEAEVSKVTWATKEQLWRSTTVVIVVMFLLAFLLLAFDLFWQALFQLIGFLRI; this comes from the coding sequence GTGCGTCAGTTGACTGCGATCGGTCTGGTGGCCGTGGCGATTTTTGGCGCCTATTCGCTGTATAACGTATTGCCCCTGGGGATGTCTGCAGGGCTGCAGAAGGGAATTGCGGTCGGAGTGGTCGTGATTTCCGCATGGTTGGCATACCGTCTGGTGAATTTTCCCCGGTTTGCTGACTTCCTGATTTCGGTGGAAGCCGAGGTAAGCAAAGTGACTTGGGCAACCAAGGAGCAGCTGTGGCGTTCAACGACAGTCGTGATTGTGGTCATGTTTCTGTTGGCGTTTCTGCTGCTGGCATTCGATTTGTTCTGGCAGGCCCTCTTCCAGTTGATCGGCTTTCTCAGGATTTGA
- the rpmG gene encoding 50S ribosomal protein L33 has protein sequence MAREYVWLECTETGMRNYRVSKETRGTERLSLMKYCPKLRRHTLHKESRKK, from the coding sequence ATGGCACGTGAATATGTTTGGTTAGAGTGTACTGAGACTGGTATGAGAAACTATCGGGTCAGTAAGGAGACTCGCGGCACTGAGCGGCTTTCATTGATGAAATACTGCCCCAAGCTGCGGCGTCACACATTGCACAAAGAGTCGCGCAAGAAATAA
- the rplA gene encoding 50S ribosomal protein L1 — protein MGKQSKRTKHYNEKLSGLGTVSLEEAVGALKSLDSDLPAAIKPVKMDQTVELAVRLGVDPRQADQLVRGSIILPHGIGKAQRVVVFAQGANLEAAEAAGADAAGGKDLADKIKGGWLDFDVAIATPDMMGVVGPLGRVLGPRGLMPSPRAGTVTQDVETAVKDYKAGKVEFRVDAGGNVHCRVGKMSFEPAQLIENIQAMLKYLDSLRPSSVKGAYVRNVAVSATMSPGISVAL, from the coding sequence ATGGGAAAACAATCCAAGCGAACAAAGCATTACAATGAAAAGCTGTCAGGTCTCGGCACTGTCAGTCTGGAAGAGGCTGTAGGGGCGCTGAAATCGCTGGATAGCGATCTGCCAGCTGCTATCAAGCCGGTCAAAATGGATCAGACTGTAGAACTGGCTGTGCGTCTGGGTGTTGATCCCCGCCAGGCAGATCAGCTGGTGCGTGGTTCCATTATTCTTCCACACGGAATTGGTAAAGCACAGCGAGTTGTTGTGTTCGCCCAGGGCGCCAATCTGGAAGCTGCCGAAGCTGCTGGTGCAGATGCCGCTGGTGGTAAAGATCTGGCTGACAAAATTAAAGGTGGCTGGCTCGACTTCGACGTTGCGATCGCCACTCCCGACATGATGGGTGTGGTTGGTCCGCTCGGTCGTGTGCTTGGACCCCGCGGTCTGATGCCTTCACCACGTGCTGGTACAGTTACCCAGGATGTGGAAACTGCAGTGAAAGATTACAAAGCTGGTAAAGTCGAATTTCGTGTCGACGCTGGTGGAAACGTGCATTGCCGGGTTGGCAAGATGTCGTTTGAACCAGCTCAGTTAATCGAAAATATCCAGGCGATGCTGAAGTATCTGGACAGCTTGCGTCCTTCTTCAGTCAAAGGTGCTTATGTGAGAAACGTCGCCGTTTCGGCAACCATGAGCCCGGGGATTTCTGTTGCCCTGTAA
- the tuf gene encoding elongation factor Tu, which translates to MAKEVFERTKPHVNVGTIGHIDHGKTTLTASLLAVQAHKGLAELKSYADVAKGGTVRDETKTVTIAVSHVEYESETRHYAHIDCPGHADYIKNMITGAAQMDGAILVVSAADGPMPQTREHILLARQVDVPALVVFLNKCDLVDDEELLELVEMEIRELLSKYGFPGDDITIVRGNAKGALDNPGDEKFNACIGELMDALDADIPAPEREADKPFLMAIEDVFSIAGRGTVVTGRIEAGKINVGDKVEIVGLRDTQETTCTGVEMFQKTLDQGLAGDNVGILLRGTKKEDVERGQVLAAPGSIPPHTKFEGQVYVLSKEEGGRHTPFFNGYRPQFYFRTTDVTGSTTLLGGAEMCMPGDNVEVEVELGKPIAMSEGSRFAIREGGRTVGSGVVTKIVE; encoded by the coding sequence ATGGCTAAGGAAGTCTTTGAGCGAACAAAGCCGCACGTAAATGTTGGTACGATTGGACACATCGACCATGGTAAGACCACTCTGACTGCGTCACTGCTCGCAGTTCAGGCTCACAAGGGTCTTGCTGAACTCAAGAGTTATGCTGATGTTGCGAAGGGCGGAACCGTTCGTGACGAAACCAAGACTGTGACGATCGCTGTGAGTCACGTGGAGTATGAAAGCGAAACTCGCCACTACGCTCATATTGACTGTCCCGGTCACGCGGATTACATCAAGAACATGATCACCGGTGCTGCCCAGATGGATGGTGCGATCCTGGTTGTGTCTGCTGCTGATGGTCCCATGCCCCAGACTCGTGAGCACATCCTGCTGGCTCGTCAGGTTGACGTGCCTGCTCTGGTTGTCTTCCTCAACAAGTGTGACCTGGTTGATGACGAAGAGCTGCTCGAGCTGGTTGAAATGGAAATTCGTGAGCTGCTGAGCAAATACGGCTTCCCCGGCGATGACATTACCATCGTGCGTGGTAACGCTAAGGGTGCTCTGGATAACCCCGGCGACGAAAAGTTCAACGCCTGCATTGGCGAGCTGATGGATGCTCTCGATGCTGACATTCCTGCTCCAGAGCGTGAAGCAGACAAGCCATTCCTGATGGCGATCGAAGACGTGTTCTCTATCGCTGGTCGTGGTACCGTGGTAACCGGTCGTATCGAAGCTGGTAAGATCAACGTTGGTGACAAGGTTGAAATCGTCGGTCTGCGTGACACTCAGGAAACAACCTGTACCGGTGTTGAAATGTTCCAGAAGACTCTGGATCAGGGTCTGGCCGGTGACAACGTTGGTATCCTGCTGCGTGGTACCAAGAAGGAAGACGTCGAGCGTGGTCAGGTTCTGGCTGCTCCCGGTTCCATTCCTCCGCACACCAAGTTCGAAGGTCAGGTATACGTGCTGAGCAAAGAAGAAGGTGGTCGTCATACTCCGTTCTTCAACGGATATCGTCCTCAGTTCTACTTCCGTACCACTGACGTAACCGGTTCAACCACGCTGCTGGGTGGCGCAGAAATGTGTATGCCTGGTGATAACGTTGAAGTTGAAGTTGAACTCGGTAAGCCAATCGCTATGTCCGAAGGTAGCCGTTTCGCGATTCGCGAAGGTGGTCGTACCGTCGGTTCTGGTGTGGTTACCAAGATCGTCGAGTAG
- the nusG gene encoding transcription termination/antitermination protein NusG, which produces MSNDSGSEPTSENSEGSEKRQWYVLKVQSNREKSIRDALLRGIKRDGLEEYFGEIIIPTEKVVETKGGKKRVYERKLYPGYLMIQVELNDDSWYLVRSTNGVGDFTGAAGQPIPMQEHEISRMLGREETKEETPVKIKLDFQTGDVVKIKDGAFEGFEGTIDAIDEASGKVTVLIEIFSRPTPSELEYWQIEKV; this is translated from the coding sequence ATGAGTAATGATTCGGGTTCTGAACCAACCTCTGAAAATTCGGAGGGATCAGAGAAGCGGCAGTGGTACGTACTGAAAGTACAAAGCAACCGCGAAAAATCGATTCGTGATGCCCTGTTGCGGGGAATTAAGCGGGACGGCCTGGAAGAGTACTTTGGGGAAATTATCATCCCCACAGAAAAAGTAGTTGAAACAAAAGGTGGTAAGAAACGCGTTTATGAACGCAAGCTCTATCCTGGTTATCTGATGATCCAGGTGGAGTTGAATGATGACAGCTGGTATCTGGTGCGGTCAACGAATGGCGTTGGCGACTTTACCGGGGCCGCTGGTCAGCCGATTCCGATGCAGGAACATGAAATTTCCCGCATGCTGGGTCGTGAAGAGACCAAGGAAGAAACACCTGTCAAAATTAAGCTGGATTTCCAGACAGGCGATGTTGTCAAAATTAAAGATGGTGCGTTTGAAGGCTTTGAAGGCACGATTGATGCCATTGATGAAGCCAGTGGTAAAGTGACGGTTCTGATTGAGATCTTCAGCCGTCCAACACCTTCAGAGCTGGAATACTGGCAAATTGAAAAAGTGTGA
- a CDS encoding DUF1549 domain-containing protein, whose amino-acid sequence MLQRGSSSLRKRPHQWITLVALICLTLLATSSAAPRKNTKKKLPPLNLPPLKTQEQKMQLLGYIRQNMPTLRQGSRVSFSSQDLDKALALELGDTISQAAPLIDDETFIRRASLDLTGTLPSAEKIKTFVADQNSNKRSDYIDELLETEAYARKWARYWTSVIFYESEANKRRVNPEALEDWLAEQFRKGAPWDYITVMLISATPERNKKKKNDYGQDYGPNNFVLACENKSTELASETARIFMGISIQCAECHDHPFDNWKRIQFHELAAFFHPYTYKMPSQEDPTVSTVVKPRFLLGEKPYENMKSDARRVSIAAYLAYNPQNYWFARAYVNRIWSELIGDGFYDVDSLGPDGDVVHKPIVNRIAANFRYKDFDPKWVFRLIMNSQVYQREMRTMDSPSELFTAIRPSRLRPDVVANSVSHVIGENPQLRKEIDTVFDMNPSLPQSTLEGSIQQALLLMNQRELQQALSQSELKQKLLGITSNEELVQSLYLNVLARNPTPDELQRNVSYLQSSEKRDEAVEDLLWVLVNCTEFRTKR is encoded by the coding sequence ATGTTGCAGCGTGGTTCCAGTTCTCTCCGCAAGCGTCCTCATCAATGGATCACTCTCGTTGCATTGATTTGTTTGACGCTTTTGGCAACTTCTTCAGCAGCACCCCGCAAGAACACCAAAAAGAAGCTCCCCCCGCTGAATCTGCCTCCCCTGAAAACTCAGGAACAGAAGATGCAGCTGCTCGGCTACATTCGGCAGAACATGCCCACGCTTCGGCAGGGGAGTCGCGTGAGCTTCAGCTCGCAGGACCTCGACAAAGCACTCGCATTGGAGTTGGGAGACACTATTTCCCAGGCGGCACCACTGATCGACGATGAAACCTTTATCCGTCGTGCCTCACTCGATCTGACCGGCACCTTGCCCTCCGCCGAAAAAATCAAAACGTTCGTTGCTGATCAGAATTCAAATAAACGGTCTGACTACATTGATGAATTGCTTGAAACAGAAGCATACGCGCGTAAATGGGCCCGTTACTGGACCTCGGTCATTTTCTACGAAAGTGAAGCCAACAAGCGGCGGGTTAATCCCGAAGCGCTCGAAGACTGGCTCGCAGAACAATTCCGTAAAGGCGCCCCCTGGGATTACATCACGGTCATGCTGATTTCAGCGACTCCCGAACGAAACAAGAAGAAAAAGAACGATTACGGTCAGGATTACGGGCCCAACAACTTCGTCCTCGCCTGCGAAAACAAATCGACCGAGCTGGCTTCTGAAACGGCCCGCATCTTCATGGGCATCAGTATTCAATGTGCTGAATGTCACGATCATCCCTTTGACAATTGGAAGCGAATTCAGTTCCACGAACTCGCCGCTTTCTTTCACCCCTACACCTACAAGATGCCCTCCCAGGAAGACCCCACCGTCAGCACCGTAGTGAAACCCCGCTTCCTGCTCGGTGAAAAACCTTATGAAAACATGAAGTCCGATGCCCGTCGCGTCTCGATTGCCGCTTACCTCGCTTACAATCCTCAGAACTACTGGTTCGCCCGCGCTTACGTGAACCGTATCTGGAGTGAGCTGATTGGCGATGGCTTCTACGACGTAGACAGCCTGGGACCGGACGGCGATGTCGTTCACAAGCCGATCGTCAATCGCATCGCGGCTAACTTCCGCTACAAGGACTTTGACCCGAAATGGGTCTTTCGGCTGATCATGAATTCCCAGGTCTATCAGCGGGAAATGCGGACCATGGACTCTCCCTCCGAACTCTTTACGGCCATCCGTCCTTCCCGGCTGCGACCGGATGTGGTCGCCAATTCGGTCTCGCATGTGATCGGCGAAAATCCCCAGTTGCGGAAAGAGATCGACACCGTCTTCGACATGAATCCCTCTCTGCCCCAAAGCACCCTGGAAGGCTCGATTCAGCAGGCTCTACTGCTCATGAATCAGCGGGAACTCCAGCAGGCATTGTCGCAGAGTGAACTCAAACAGAAACTGCTGGGTATCACATCGAACGAGGAACTGGTGCAGTCACTCTATCTGAATGTGCTGGCCCGTAATCCTACGCCGGATGAACTTCAGCGCAACGTCAGCTACCTGCAAAGCTCCGAAAAACGGGACGAAGCGGTAGAAGACCTGCTCTGGGTTCTCGTTAACTGCACCGAATTTCGTACCAAACGCTGA
- a CDS encoding sigma-70 family RNA polymerase sigma factor, with product MISSKYNNPAMKQLADQQVKYAPHDVKLAQMDRAEALLTEIDLEQEYQYPEICKQITTYRSEIYPDLMINGSDVMHDVRCFIEDLSESAEIDVEDVEEDVFTVQDLSKKFNISTKTVDRWRDKGLVSRRFRFNGRMRVGFLKSSVDRYLQNNKGHVARSMNFSQLSDEDREEILRRARRLARYGGCPAEISRRIARHMNRSPETIRYTLKNFDRENPELAIFPNAPEKITDQQKRDIYNSFRRGIPVDKLARRYCRTKASIYRIISEARAARLHAQTIDYMHSDEFDQSGAEKVILGPAPEVDKSNEKVRTPPGLPPYLASLYSIPLLTREEEAYYFRKLNFLKYKAAQIQEKLDPNRPKARDMDQIEKLLDESTDVKNFLIRSNLRLVVSIAKRHIRPGGNFFEMVSDGNMSLIRAIEKFDYTKGNKFSTYASWAIMKNYARSIPAEYKVLDRFRTGNDELFFQSTDERESQYREELINQKQHAVIMSILDQLDGREKDILIYRYGLNARNEPQTLEQVGDRFGVTKERIRQLESRALKKLRRITQVERVEIPGI from the coding sequence ATGATCAGTTCAAAATATAACAATCCGGCCATGAAGCAGCTGGCAGATCAACAGGTGAAGTATGCACCTCACGATGTCAAGCTGGCGCAGATGGACCGTGCAGAAGCGCTGCTCACAGAGATTGATCTGGAGCAGGAGTATCAGTACCCGGAAATCTGCAAACAGATCACCACATATCGCTCCGAGATCTACCCGGACCTGATGATCAACGGCAGCGACGTCATGCATGATGTGCGGTGCTTCATTGAGGACCTGTCCGAGAGCGCTGAAATTGACGTCGAAGACGTGGAAGAAGACGTTTTCACCGTCCAGGATCTGAGTAAGAAGTTCAACATTTCTACCAAGACTGTCGACCGTTGGCGCGATAAAGGGCTGGTCAGCCGCCGCTTCCGGTTTAATGGTCGGATGCGTGTCGGGTTTCTGAAATCATCCGTGGATCGTTATTTGCAAAACAATAAAGGCCATGTCGCCCGCAGCATGAATTTCAGCCAGTTGAGTGACGAAGATCGCGAAGAAATTTTACGCCGCGCCAGACGACTTGCCCGGTATGGGGGCTGCCCCGCCGAGATCAGTCGTCGTATCGCACGGCACATGAATCGTTCACCAGAAACGATTCGTTATACCCTGAAAAATTTTGATCGGGAGAATCCAGAATTGGCGATATTTCCGAACGCACCAGAAAAGATCACGGATCAGCAGAAACGTGATATCTACAACAGCTTCCGACGGGGCATTCCCGTAGATAAGCTGGCGCGGCGTTACTGCCGGACTAAGGCCAGCATCTATCGGATTATCTCCGAAGCACGGGCAGCGCGCCTGCATGCCCAGACCATCGATTACATGCACAGCGACGAATTCGATCAGTCCGGTGCGGAAAAGGTCATTCTGGGACCGGCTCCGGAAGTCGATAAGTCGAATGAGAAAGTACGTACGCCTCCCGGGCTGCCTCCGTACCTGGCCAGCCTGTACTCCATTCCGTTGCTCACGCGGGAAGAAGAGGCTTATTACTTCAGAAAATTAAACTTCCTGAAATACAAGGCGGCACAGATTCAGGAAAAACTGGATCCGAATCGCCCTAAAGCCCGGGACATGGATCAGATTGAGAAGCTGCTCGATGAAAGCACGGACGTTAAGAACTTCCTGATCCGCAGTAACCTGCGACTGGTGGTTTCGATTGCCAAGCGGCACATTCGTCCGGGCGGTAACTTCTTCGAAATGGTCAGCGACGGCAATATGTCTCTGATTCGTGCCATCGAAAAATTTGATTACACCAAAGGTAATAAATTCTCGACCTACGCCAGCTGGGCAATTATGAAAAACTACGCCCGGTCAATTCCGGCGGAATACAAGGTCCTCGACCGATTCCGTACGGGGAACGACGAACTGTTCTTTCAGTCGACTGATGAACGGGAAAGTCAGTACCGGGAAGAGTTAATCAACCAGAAGCAACATGCAGTTATCATGAGTATTCTGGACCAGCTGGATGGTCGGGAAAAGGACATTCTGATCTACCGTTATGGTTTGAATGCCCGCAATGAACCTCAGACACTTGAACAGGTAGGCGATCGCTTCGGAGTCACGAAAGAACGGATTCGTCAATTGGAATCCCGTGCTCTGAAAAAACTGCGACGGATTACCCAGGTGGAACGGGTGGAAATCCCGGGAATATAA